From one Paenibacillus terrae HPL-003 genomic stretch:
- a CDS encoding helix-turn-helix domain-containing protein, translated as MLYIHFSCPPLPHLIVGGVSLFRKGDLHERRVLEHTFDLIFVFSGALYLEEDGRKYTIEPGQYLILTPGNLHKGYKACTSDTTFSWVHFYTTGDFFYSDNPITHVDSKMNKTKYYKKDVFYISLPQYGRIDDSLHETLKNYMDSISQVKIDKYHNEKLFYSSTKSQIEYQQLFLKILTIFCDLREHEKEKELADEIFDYFSSHYQKAFDLNQLAAQHSFHPAHIIRSVKKKYGLSPLQLLLSIRVQKAMKLLAEERHSVGEIASLVGFTDSSYFCKQFKKGTSLTPLQYRNQTRQQIFDT; from the coding sequence TTGCTATACATCCATTTCAGTTGTCCTCCTTTGCCTCATCTTATCGTCGGGGGGGTATCGCTGTTCCGAAAAGGAGATCTTCACGAACGCCGCGTTCTTGAGCATACCTTTGACCTGATATTCGTCTTTTCGGGAGCTCTTTATCTGGAAGAGGATGGGCGCAAATATACGATCGAGCCCGGCCAATATTTAATTTTGACACCTGGCAACCTGCATAAAGGCTACAAAGCCTGTACTTCCGATACGACCTTCTCCTGGGTTCATTTCTATACAACGGGAGATTTCTTCTATTCCGATAATCCCATCACTCATGTCGATTCTAAAATGAACAAAACGAAATACTATAAAAAAGATGTGTTTTATATTTCGCTTCCCCAATACGGAAGGATTGACGATAGTCTGCATGAAACTCTCAAGAATTATATGGACAGCATTTCACAGGTCAAAATTGACAAATATCATAATGAGAAGCTGTTTTATTCATCGACAAAATCCCAGATCGAATACCAACAGTTATTTCTGAAAATATTAACGATTTTTTGTGATTTACGTGAACACGAAAAAGAAAAGGAACTGGCGGATGAAATTTTCGATTATTTTTCTTCGCATTATCAGAAAGCTTTCGATTTGAACCAGCTTGCTGCCCAGCATTCCTTTCATCCGGCTCATATCATCCGCTCCGTAAAGAAAAAATACGGACTGAGCCCTTTGCAATTGCTGCTCTCCATCAGGGTCCAAAAAGCAATGAAGCTTCTGGCAGAAGAACGTCACTCCGTCGGGGAAATCGCATCTCTTGTCGGCTTTACCGACTCTTCTTACTTTTGCAAGCAGTTCAAAAAGGGCACTTCTTTAACGCCTTTGCAATACCGCAATCAGACGCGACAACAAATCTTTGATACATGA
- a CDS encoding response regulator, with amino-acid sequence MKFKILIVDDHWVVREGLKLVLETNDSYEVVGEAEEGATALTLIEELQPDVILMDLYMPQMSGLETMKALKERQNETPVIILTTYNEDDLMIQGLSLGAKGYLLKDTSRENLFRTIESALRGETLLQPEITARVFAKTSKREVKSEQHEDTSILTEKERIILQSVARGLRSKEIAFDIGISERTVKAHLTNIYNKLGVDSRSEAVAVSLERGILHL; translated from the coding sequence ATGAAATTTAAAATATTAATCGTAGATGATCATTGGGTGGTTAGAGAAGGGCTAAAGCTTGTTCTAGAGACAAATGACAGCTACGAAGTTGTGGGTGAAGCGGAAGAAGGGGCAACAGCACTTACCCTGATTGAGGAACTTCAGCCGGATGTCATCCTAATGGATCTATATATGCCTCAAATGAGTGGGTTGGAAACGATGAAGGCTTTAAAAGAGCGGCAAAATGAAACACCTGTTATTATCCTGACTACCTATAACGAAGATGATTTAATGATTCAGGGACTCTCCTTGGGGGCGAAAGGCTATTTATTAAAAGATACCAGCCGTGAGAATCTATTTCGGACGATTGAATCCGCGTTAAGGGGAGAGACACTTCTTCAGCCGGAAATTACAGCAAGAGTTTTTGCTAAAACAAGTAAGAGAGAGGTCAAAAGCGAGCAGCATGAAGATACTTCAATTCTGACCGAGAAAGAAAGGATTATATTACAGTCCGTTGCACGGGGTCTTAGGAGCAAAGAAATTGCGTTCGACATAGGAATTTCGGAGCGGACCGTGAAAGCACATTTAACGAATATTTACAATAAACTGGGTGTCGATTCCCGATCTGAAGCGGTAGCCGTGTCTTTGGAACGAGGCATTTTGCACCTTTGA
- the aguB gene encoding N-carbamoylputrescine amidase, with product MRKVKVAATQMSCSTNIDENISKAEKLVREAAAQGAQIILLQELFETPYFCQKEKSDYFAYATELEHNKAVNHFKKIAKELQVVLPISFYEKKNYARYNSLAVIDADGEVLGKYRKSHIPDGPGYEEKFYFNPGDTGFKVWNTRYAKIGIGVCWDQWYPEAARCMALMGAEILFYPTAIGSEPQDSSIDSKDHWQTCMLGHAASNLIPVIASNRIGTETDEDSSITFYGSSFIAGPQGNKIAEAGRTDQEVLTAEFDLDELEVGRIEWGIFRDRRPELYKMIATYDGDLKV from the coding sequence GTGAGAAAAGTAAAAGTGGCAGCAACCCAAATGAGCTGCTCTACCAACATTGATGAAAATATAAGCAAAGCTGAGAAGCTGGTACGTGAAGCGGCTGCGCAAGGCGCGCAGATTATTTTACTTCAGGAATTGTTCGAGACTCCGTACTTCTGCCAGAAGGAAAAGTCCGATTATTTTGCATATGCAACCGAGCTCGAGCATAACAAGGCGGTTAACCATTTTAAGAAGATTGCCAAGGAATTGCAGGTTGTGCTGCCAATCAGCTTTTATGAGAAAAAAAACTACGCCCGCTACAACAGCCTTGCTGTGATTGATGCGGATGGTGAAGTGTTGGGTAAATACCGCAAGAGCCATATCCCGGATGGTCCCGGGTATGAGGAAAAGTTTTATTTTAATCCGGGAGATACCGGTTTTAAAGTATGGAATACACGATATGCCAAAATTGGGATAGGCGTTTGTTGGGATCAGTGGTATCCTGAAGCTGCCCGTTGTATGGCGCTGATGGGTGCAGAAATTTTGTTCTATCCAACAGCCATTGGTTCGGAACCGCAGGATTCTTCCATTGACTCCAAGGATCACTGGCAGACTTGCATGCTCGGGCATGCTGCCTCCAATCTGATTCCAGTCATTGCTTCCAACCGCATTGGAACTGAAACGGATGAGGACTCCAGTATCACATTCTACGGTTCATCCTTTATTGCTGGGCCACAGGGTAACAAAATTGCAGAAGCTGGTCGTACCGATCAGGAAGTGCTTACTGCTGAATTTGATCTGGACGAGCTGGAAGTGGGGCGGATTGAATGGGGCATTTTCCGTGACCGCCGCCCGGAACTATACAAAATGATTGCTACCTATGATGGTGATTTAAAAGTATAA
- a CDS encoding dicarboxylate/amino acid:cation symporter — MQVLKNYKFSIILLAGVLVGAIAGTIMGEKSAVLQPFADVFLNMVFVIIVPLVFVSIAGSIASMTNLKKLGKILGIFFLVVVVTGIITAVLALITGLIFNPALNAEVSFGKAVQDQAAASLDIVGLITVSDFVELLSLKHMMALIVFAILFGISVSSIGEEGAPVSKLLSSLSSVLNKIVSIVMYYAPVGIACYFATLIGKVGNQIVWSVARASIIYVVFCILFFILFSFLATYFGGGKTGIKRFWKNIWLPLTTAMGTCSSTACIPVNRLAVKQMGIPDEIGDIIVPLGANMHKNGVVAVQMIKIIFLFGIFNMTMGTGDMIKAVLVALISGIIVGTIPSGGFIGELFICTAFGFPMEAVPILVILGTITDPFCTMVNVTGDPAFCMVISRIIEGKNWIKQKIGAVTQA, encoded by the coding sequence GTGCAAGTCTTAAAAAACTATAAATTTTCGATTATACTGCTGGCTGGTGTTTTAGTGGGCGCGATCGCTGGCACGATTATGGGTGAAAAATCTGCAGTTCTGCAGCCCTTTGCAGATGTTTTTCTGAACATGGTATTTGTGATTATTGTGCCGCTAGTGTTTGTGTCCATAGCCGGTTCTATAGCGAGCATGACCAATTTGAAAAAGCTGGGGAAAATATTGGGCATTTTCTTTTTGGTGGTGGTGGTTACGGGCATCATTACTGCTGTTTTGGCATTGATCACCGGTCTGATCTTTAATCCGGCCCTGAACGCTGAGGTTAGCTTTGGGAAGGCTGTTCAAGATCAGGCGGCTGCTTCGCTGGACATTGTCGGTTTGATAACTGTAAGCGATTTCGTTGAATTGTTGTCCTTAAAGCATATGATGGCCTTGATTGTTTTTGCAATCCTGTTTGGAATTTCCGTAAGCTCCATTGGAGAAGAGGGAGCTCCGGTTTCCAAATTGCTTAGTAGTTTATCCTCTGTGTTGAATAAAATCGTTTCCATTGTTATGTATTACGCTCCTGTAGGCATTGCCTGCTATTTCGCGACACTAATCGGCAAGGTAGGCAATCAAATTGTCTGGTCTGTTGCCCGGGCATCCATTATTTACGTGGTTTTTTGTATATTGTTTTTCATTCTGTTCTCCTTTTTGGCCACTTATTTTGGCGGAGGTAAAACCGGAATCAAGCGTTTTTGGAAAAATATATGGCTGCCGCTTACCACGGCGATGGGAACATGCAGCAGTACGGCTTGTATCCCTGTGAACAGACTGGCCGTGAAGCAAATGGGTATTCCCGATGAAATCGGCGACATTATCGTGCCGCTTGGCGCAAACATGCACAAAAATGGTGTAGTCGCCGTTCAAATGATCAAAATTATTTTCTTGTTCGGGATTTTTAATATGACGATGGGCACGGGAGATATGATCAAGGCCGTTCTGGTAGCTTTGATAAGCGGAATTATTGTAGGTACAATTCCCAGCGGTGGTTTTATTGGGGAACTGTTCATCTGTACCGCCTTCGGCTTTCCGATGGAAGCGGTTCCGATCCTGGTTATTTTGGGAACGATTACAGACCCGTTTTGCACTATGGTAAATGTAACCGGCGATCCGGCCTTTTGCATGGTGATTTCACGGATTATCGAGGGCAAGAACTGGATCAAACAAAAAATAGGCGCTGTAACACAGGCGTAG
- a CDS encoding ACP S-malonyltransferase, with protein sequence MKKATSIIGTELRDDEVAMGSTVWIQTALFVKETARAYQLIEQGIRPQFVAGHSIGAFPAAVIAGVLSFEDALRIVWLRARLMEEAFPEGYGMGVIIGLTKAEVQKVVDLSHSEVTPVYLSNVNAEQQIVVSGSLEGINKAFMHVKKFGASKTVLLKVPIPSHSPLMSEVAKKLLEQIHTFPLQDAQIPYLVNHTGRKTTAKEKIAEDLALNVAYPVQWMDMAAVCVESGADCFIEMPPGQTLSVLVKQAHKETRQIAVDEIGLEATQYLIRKWKEQEE encoded by the coding sequence GTGAAAAAGGCAACAAGCATCATCGGAACTGAATTGCGTGACGATGAGGTGGCTATGGGCTCAACCGTCTGGATCCAGACGGCCCTCTTCGTTAAGGAGACGGCAAGAGCCTACCAATTGATCGAGCAAGGAATCCGACCTCAATTCGTGGCAGGGCATTCCATTGGTGCATTTCCTGCGGCGGTCATCGCGGGAGTTCTTTCGTTCGAGGATGCGCTTCGGATCGTGTGGCTCCGTGCCCGGTTGATGGAAGAAGCTTTCCCTGAGGGCTACGGAATGGGTGTGATTATCGGACTTACGAAGGCAGAGGTTCAAAAAGTCGTGGATCTTTCTCATAGCGAGGTGACGCCTGTCTATCTCTCGAATGTGAACGCAGAGCAGCAAATCGTCGTATCCGGTTCATTGGAAGGGATAAATAAAGCTTTTATGCATGTGAAGAAGTTTGGGGCCTCTAAGACAGTGCTTCTGAAGGTTCCGATCCCTTCACACTCCCCGCTGATGTCAGAGGTAGCCAAGAAGCTATTGGAGCAAATACACACTTTTCCTTTGCAGGATGCTCAAATACCATATTTGGTGAATCATACGGGCAGAAAGACGACAGCCAAGGAAAAAATCGCGGAGGACCTTGCCTTAAACGTAGCATATCCCGTTCAGTGGATGGATATGGCGGCTGTCTGTGTAGAATCGGGAGCTGACTGTTTCATCGAGATGCCTCCGGGTCAGACTCTTTCTGTACTCGTCAAGCAGGCCCACAAGGAAACCCGGCAAATAGCTGTGGACGAGATTGGTCTGGAAGCGACCCAGTATCTGATTAGAAAATGGAAGGAGCAAGAAGAATGA
- a CDS encoding LysR family transcriptional regulator: protein MDFLQLKYFQVTSKHEHVTRAANELYISQPALSKMIRNLETELGVQLFDREGKHIVLNEYGKKFLKRVNQSLSALEQGVTEVKEMKNEKVEIITLYVAVGSMLLPKLVGEFRDLYPQIRFNLTQHPAKIKKGLAYDFAITSEELTDNERAILLEEEILLGVPTSHPLSSQDTVFLKDLEHEKFVSLTPGNSLRKTTDRFFTHIPFEPDIVFESDDPATVRGLIQTGLGISFIPSILWRNVVTEGIKLIPISEPRCMRTIYLSWPTGELHTDIEKSFFEFIIRFFRDIAHHK, encoded by the coding sequence ATGGATTTCTTGCAGCTTAAGTATTTTCAAGTGACCTCGAAGCATGAGCATGTCACACGTGCCGCAAACGAGCTTTATATCTCACAGCCTGCCCTAAGTAAAATGATTAGAAACCTGGAGACGGAATTGGGTGTGCAGCTATTTGACCGCGAAGGAAAGCATATTGTGCTGAATGAATACGGTAAGAAGTTCTTGAAAAGGGTGAACCAGTCGCTATCGGCCCTTGAGCAAGGTGTAACCGAAGTCAAGGAAATGAAAAACGAAAAGGTTGAGATCATCACGCTGTACGTCGCCGTCGGCTCTATGCTATTGCCCAAGCTTGTCGGAGAGTTTCGCGACCTCTACCCTCAAATTAGATTCAACCTGACCCAGCACCCTGCAAAGATAAAGAAAGGGCTAGCGTATGATTTTGCAATTACGTCCGAAGAGTTGACGGACAACGAGCGTGCGATCCTCCTGGAGGAGGAAATTTTGCTTGGCGTACCCACATCCCACCCTCTGAGTTCTCAGGACACCGTATTTCTGAAAGATCTAGAGCATGAGAAGTTTGTCAGCCTTACACCTGGCAATTCGCTTAGGAAAACAACAGACCGCTTTTTTACTCACATCCCTTTTGAACCGGACATCGTCTTTGAAAGTGATGATCCGGCTACGGTAAGGGGGTTGATTCAGACAGGACTCGGCATCTCCTTTATTCCTTCTATCCTGTGGAGGAACGTCGTTACCGAGGGCATCAAGCTGATTCCAATCAGCGAGCCTCGATGTATGCGAACGATCTATCTGTCCTGGCCTACTGGGGAACTGCACACCGATATAGAGAAATCGTTCTTCGAGTTCATCATTAGATTTTTCCGAGATATTGCTCACCACAAGTAA
- a CDS encoding beta-L-arabinofuranosidase domain-containing protein, with translation MELGKNAVGSASAKELTELDGNAIYLGNLNTVEADLKLPLKGKYGSSVIWESKETLFISHTGKVTRPTFGVGNRKVTLVATLTYEGEVTRKTFEATVLQEEYKAKIVAVNPLTMRTNVGEQPELPTVVIVKNDTGSYTVSQVSWDLVKEEGYRQTGIFSIHGKVEGSPLKALATIQVMDEVEETAAHAKQVKEFKGHDVRLEKESEFGAAMDRFLQYVRSVDDDQMLYNFRATAAVDTKGAQPMTGWDAPECNLKGHTTGHYLSALALAYNATEDSALLGKIQYMVAELGKCQTALSEQAGYGRGFLSAYSEEQFNLLEQYTTYPEIWAPYYTLHKIMAGLLDCYQLAGQREALEICDKLGHWLHNRLSRLPREQLHKMWSLYIAGEFGGMNEVLAKLYAITSHEHYLITAKYFDNEKLFLPMKENVDTLGNMHANQHIPQVIGALKLFEVAGEKAYFKIAENFWTMVTQRHIYSIGGAGETEMFREPDAIAGFLTDKTAETCASYNMLKLTKELFQFNPRKTYMDYYEKALYNHILASENSQKAEGGSTYFMPLAPGSIKKFDTHENTCCHGTGLENHFKYQEAIYFYDEDRLYVNLYIPSQLDWSEQGLSLIQKRDQSSLEKAHFYIEGGTETTLMFRIPDWVSEPVQVKINGEPCRDLEYEHGYLKLRKVWKEDEIELTLPRSLRLASAPNDHTFMSLTYGPYVLAAISGEQDYISWTYSEQEFLEQIIPQKDSPLTFVLDGIKFVPLYQIQDERYHVYFKLAR, from the coding sequence ATGGAACTGGGGAAAAACGCCGTCGGTTCGGCAAGCGCGAAAGAATTAACGGAACTGGACGGTAATGCGATTTATTTGGGAAACTTAAATACAGTAGAAGCCGATTTGAAGCTTCCGCTGAAGGGTAAGTATGGTTCTTCCGTTATATGGGAATCTAAAGAGACTCTATTTATAAGTCATACAGGTAAGGTTACCAGACCTACCTTTGGGGTAGGCAATAGGAAAGTTACCCTTGTCGCAACGTTGACATATGAAGGAGAGGTAACCCGCAAGACATTTGAAGCAACAGTTCTCCAAGAAGAATATAAAGCAAAGATCGTTGCAGTAAATCCGTTAACCATGCGCACGAACGTTGGAGAACAACCGGAACTGCCAACCGTCGTCATTGTGAAAAATGATACCGGAAGCTACACGGTAAGCCAGGTTTCCTGGGACCTGGTCAAAGAGGAGGGTTATCGGCAAACGGGAATTTTTTCAATCCACGGTAAAGTGGAAGGAAGCCCTTTGAAAGCCTTGGCCACCATTCAAGTGATGGATGAGGTTGAGGAAACAGCCGCTCACGCCAAGCAGGTGAAGGAATTTAAGGGACACGACGTAAGACTGGAAAAGGAAAGCGAATTTGGAGCGGCTATGGACCGTTTCCTGCAGTATGTGCGGTCAGTGGACGATGACCAGATGCTGTATAATTTCAGAGCGACGGCGGCTGTTGACACCAAAGGCGCGCAGCCAATGACGGGGTGGGACGCTCCGGAATGCAATCTGAAGGGACATACTACTGGACACTATCTTTCTGCGCTGGCGCTTGCTTATAATGCCACGGAGGATTCCGCGCTACTGGGGAAAATTCAATACATGGTTGCAGAATTGGGCAAATGCCAAACAGCCCTGTCTGAACAGGCAGGCTATGGCCGGGGTTTCCTGAGCGCCTATTCGGAAGAACAGTTTAATCTGCTGGAGCAGTACACAACTTATCCGGAAATATGGGCTCCTTACTATACGTTACACAAGATTATGGCCGGTCTGCTAGATTGTTACCAGCTTGCGGGCCAGAGGGAAGCTTTGGAAATTTGCGATAAGCTGGGCCATTGGCTTCACAACCGACTAAGCCGGCTTCCGAGAGAGCAGCTGCATAAAATGTGGTCATTGTATATTGCCGGGGAATTTGGGGGTATGAATGAGGTATTGGCCAAATTATATGCGATCACCAGCCATGAGCATTATTTAATAACGGCGAAATATTTTGACAATGAAAAACTGTTCCTTCCGATGAAGGAGAATGTGGATACTCTCGGAAATATGCATGCCAACCAGCACATCCCGCAAGTGATTGGAGCGCTGAAGCTGTTTGAGGTTGCGGGGGAGAAGGCCTATTTCAAGATCGCAGAGAATTTCTGGACGATGGTGACACAAAGACATATTTATTCCATCGGCGGTGCCGGAGAAACGGAAATGTTCAGAGAGCCGGACGCCATTGCCGGTTTTCTCACCGATAAAACGGCGGAAACTTGTGCTAGCTATAATATGTTGAAGTTGACCAAAGAGCTTTTTCAGTTTAACCCGCGTAAAACATATATGGATTATTATGAGAAGGCACTTTATAACCATATTCTTGCCTCAGAGAATAGCCAAAAAGCGGAGGGCGGCAGCACCTACTTTATGCCCTTAGCGCCCGGATCTATCAAGAAATTCGATACACATGAAAATACCTGCTGCCATGGAACTGGTCTGGAAAATCATTTTAAATATCAGGAAGCCATTTATTTTTATGATGAAGACAGGCTGTATGTGAACTTGTATATTCCATCACAACTGGATTGGAGCGAGCAGGGGCTCAGCCTAATTCAGAAGCGGGATCAGAGCAGCTTGGAGAAGGCCCACTTTTATATCGAGGGCGGTACTGAAACGACCCTAATGTTCAGAATTCCCGATTGGGTATCAGAGCCTGTTCAAGTAAAGATAAACGGAGAGCCTTGCCGCGATCTGGAGTATGAACACGGATATTTAAAGCTGCGCAAAGTATGGAAAGAGGATGAAATCGAGCTGACGCTACCCCGCTCCTTGAGACTGGCGAGCGCTCCCAATGACCACACCTTTATGAGCCTCACTTATGGACCGTACGTGCTGGCTGCAATAAGCGGGGAACAAGATTACATCTCCTGGACATACAGTGAACAAGAATTTCTGGAACAAATCATTCCACAAAAGGATAGTCCTTTGACGTTTGTTTTGGATGGCATCAAGTTTGTTCCCCTGTATCAAATTCAAGATGAACGATATCATGTGTATTTTAAACTTGCCCGCTGA
- a CDS encoding sensor histidine kinase, with the protein MGKESNEHDQDVDLKINDSENDRLNISRVPIILWIILIYFDGIVFQNVSKTLPLQTILFSLVMMLHVLLYWHVRKILQYGSWTYFIIQAGIIFSSALLLPDSFPIVLVGLIPILIGQSIGIYYQIKKVVMIFFGFYLIFCLALVWRHDAENSVLFIALLILIVIVVAAYSVLFYRQVNARIRTQNFLNELELAHQKVEELTLANERQRMARDLHDTLAQGLAGLIMQMEAVDAHLTKGSSQRAHEIVQQSMSQARKALADSRRAIDNLRSKSASEVDFADAVREEAQRFTMATGIRTAVDIKIKSSVSRLLIEHGLHIISECLTNVAKHSHAKNVWINILDNQGMISMGVRDDGKGFNPDNIAKQAGHYGLIGIHERTRLLGGTIHINSTVQEGTSIKVEAPLLKET; encoded by the coding sequence ATGGGCAAAGAATCCAATGAACATGATCAAGATGTAGATTTAAAAATAAACGATAGCGAAAATGATCGACTTAACATATCCAGAGTACCTATTATATTGTGGATTATTTTGATCTATTTCGATGGGATTGTTTTTCAAAATGTATCCAAAACACTCCCACTTCAAACTATATTGTTCTCTTTGGTAATGATGCTGCATGTACTTTTGTACTGGCATGTTCGTAAAATTCTACAATACGGTTCATGGACTTATTTTATAATTCAAGCAGGAATCATCTTTTCAAGCGCTCTTCTTCTACCTGACAGTTTTCCGATTGTACTGGTTGGGTTAATCCCGATTTTAATCGGTCAAAGCATCGGTATTTATTATCAAATCAAAAAGGTTGTAATGATTTTTTTTGGTTTCTACCTTATTTTTTGCCTTGCTCTTGTATGGCGTCACGATGCCGAGAACTCTGTACTGTTTATTGCGTTGCTTATTCTTATTGTTATTGTCGTAGCTGCTTATTCTGTTCTTTTCTACAGACAAGTCAATGCGCGGATTCGTACCCAAAACTTTCTTAATGAACTGGAGCTTGCACATCAAAAAGTGGAAGAGCTTACGTTAGCCAATGAGCGGCAACGCATGGCCCGGGATCTGCATGACACACTGGCTCAAGGTCTTGCTGGCCTGATTATGCAGATGGAAGCCGTAGATGCCCATCTGACAAAAGGCAGCTCGCAGAGAGCCCATGAAATCGTTCAACAGTCCATGTCCCAGGCGCGCAAGGCTTTGGCTGACTCACGACGTGCTATAGACAATCTGCGTTCAAAATCGGCTTCGGAAGTCGACTTTGCTGATGCAGTCCGGGAAGAAGCGCAGCGTTTTACGATGGCTACCGGCATTCGAACAGCAGTGGACATCAAGATTAAATCTTCGGTATCCAGGCTGTTGATTGAGCATGGGCTACACATCATAAGCGAATGTCTTACGAACGTAGCCAAGCATTCGCATGCCAAGAACGTATGGATCAATATTTTGGATAATCAAGGTATGATTTCTATGGGGGTCCGTGACGATGGAAAAGGCTTTAATCCAGATAATATTGCCAAACAAGCAGGACATTATGGATTAATAGGCATTCATGAACGGACGCGTTTGCTGGGCGGAACGATTCATATTAACAGCACAGTTCAGGAAGGCACGTCTATTAAAGTTGAGGCACCTCTTCTAAAGGAGACATAA
- a CDS encoding agmatine deiminase family protein, translating into MQIKDSQYKMPPEWAPHERTYISWPVQSSMVYPDMHADVCKGYAGIIRAMAEFEPVTVVVNPSDLESVQALELGERVELLPIEHSDAWLRDNGPTFLTNEQGQLAGVNWKFNAWGGKYAPWDLDDQVAPQILDTLGLPRFDAPLVMEGGSLHIDGEGTLITTEECLLNPNRNPELSREEIEQYVCEYTGVEKIIWLKRGLSGDETDGHVDNIACFAAPGKVIMQVCDDPMDENYKITQENLRILEQATDAKGRKLEVIQIGQPPRVDFDDSRLTLSYINFYFVNGGIILPVFGGTATESDRAAEQVLANVFPERTIRTVDGMAVIREGGNVHCTTQQMPAVNN; encoded by the coding sequence ATGCAAATTAAGGATTCACAGTATAAGATGCCGCCTGAATGGGCACCGCATGAACGTACGTATATTTCCTGGCCTGTACAGTCTTCCATGGTCTACCCGGATATGCATGCTGATGTATGCAAGGGCTACGCTGGAATTATACGCGCCATGGCAGAGTTCGAACCAGTTACCGTGGTGGTAAATCCATCTGATTTGGAGAGCGTCCAAGCGCTTGAGCTCGGGGAACGAGTGGAGCTGCTACCGATAGAGCATAGCGATGCGTGGCTGCGCGACAACGGCCCTACTTTTCTAACGAATGAGCAAGGGCAGTTGGCAGGAGTGAACTGGAAGTTCAATGCCTGGGGCGGCAAATACGCCCCGTGGGACCTGGACGATCAGGTAGCGCCGCAAATTTTGGACACGCTTGGATTACCGAGGTTTGATGCACCGCTTGTGATGGAAGGCGGTTCACTGCACATAGACGGCGAAGGCACACTGATTACAACGGAAGAGTGTTTGTTGAATCCGAACCGCAATCCGGAATTAAGTAGGGAAGAAATCGAACAATATGTTTGTGAATATACAGGCGTTGAGAAGATTATTTGGCTGAAACGTGGACTTAGTGGCGACGAAACGGATGGGCATGTGGACAATATTGCTTGCTTTGCTGCTCCCGGCAAGGTCATTATGCAAGTATGCGATGATCCTATGGATGAAAATTACAAAATCACGCAGGAAAATCTGCGCATTCTGGAGCAGGCAACGGATGCAAAAGGCCGCAAGCTGGAAGTGATCCAAATCGGGCAACCGCCGCGCGTGGATTTTGACGACAGTCGGTTGACGCTGAGCTATATCAACTTCTATTTTGTGAACGGCGGCATTATTTTGCCGGTGTTTGGCGGCACTGCTACTGAAAGCGACCGCGCAGCTGAGCAGGTGCTGGCAAATGTATTTCCTGAACGTACCATTCGTACCGTGGACGGCATGGCGGTCATCCGTGAAGGTGGTAACGTACACTGCACTACTCAGCAGATGCCTGCTGTAAATAATTGA